In Accipiter gentilis chromosome 38, bAccGen1.1, whole genome shotgun sequence, the following proteins share a genomic window:
- the LOC126035172 gene encoding methyl-CpG-binding domain protein 1-like, translated as MMEASPWVTPAFCHQRGARSRGSRRCGACEACLRLADCGRCDFCRDKPKFGGQNLKRQKCRWRQCLRCAMDKEHPAGGAEKGPGPPRGTPLCLSPLKEEPGPLPHLEDPRLGLLIASAPRLKSTPPEPSVIPGPPPPGDLGVLIAATPRVKQEQPQPSASLVPVPPRLPPAQLVVLDESEEEEEERGSRVPLPLPPAPPPVGPTLF; from the exons ATGATGGAGGCGTCGCCATG ggtgacccccGCTTTCTGCCATCAGCGGGGGGCGCGGAGCCGGGGCAGCCGGCGGTGCGGGGCCTGCGAGGCCTGCCTGCGCCTGGCCGACTGCGGCCGCTGCGACTTCTGCCGGGACAAGCCTAAGTTCGGGGGGCAGAACCTCAAGCGCCAGAAGTGCCGCTGGAGGCAGTGCCTGCGCTGCGCCATG gACAAGGAGCACCCAGCAGGGGGGGCTGAGAAGGGTCCTGGACCCCCCCGGGGAACCCCCCTATGCCTGTCCCCCCTTAAAGAAGAGCCGGGACCCCTCCCCCACCTGGAG gacccccggCTGGGCCTTCTCATCGCTTCGGCCCCCCGCCTCAAATCGACCCCCCCAGAGCCCAGTGTCATCCCCGGACCG ccccccccaggagaTTTGGGGGTCTTGATTGCCGCAACCCCCCGGGTGAAGCAGGAGCAGCCGCAGCCCAGTGCCTCGCTGGTGCCG GTGCCCCCCCGGCTTCCCCCTGCCCAACTGGTGGTACTGGATGagagcgaggaagaggaggaggaaaggggcagCCGAGTG cccctcccccttccccccgcccccccccctgtTGGCCCGACGCTTTTTTAG
- the ABT1 gene encoding activator of basal transcription 1: MAAGEQVPSEEEEEEKEEEEEAEEEEAGEEDPPKRVVPGVLYLSFLPPGFGPRHARALLGTHGELGRVFLQPRGGRVRKRRQRPGPSAGSFVEGWVEFRDKRAAKRAAALLHGTPMTPRPRSPFRHHCWSLKYLPGFRWPHLSERLSYERQVRAQRLRAEVAQAKREGGFFAARRDAPPAPTPNAAPPLAGPAPPAQPPPRRFTQRATEEEIWGRKSRPPPNAPPRRLLEKVFGAGGGEAPPPLSTLLNHPFFSLKLLLH; the protein is encoded by the exons ATGGCTGCAGGTGAGCAAGTCCCctccgaggaagaggaggaggaaaaagaggaggaggaagaagcggaggaggaagaagcaggggaggagga CCCCCCGAAACGGGTGGTGCCGGGGGTGCTctacctctccttcctccccccggGATTCGGCCCCCGCCACGCTCGGGCGCTGCTGGGGACCCACGGGGAGTTGGGGCGCGTCTTCCTGCAACCCCGAg gtggaagagtgaggaagaggaggcagcgcCCGGGTCCTTCGGCCGGTTCCTTCGTCGAGGGTTGGGTGGAATTTCGGGACAAACGAGCGGCCAAACGAGCGGCCGCCCTCCTGCACGGGACCCCCAtgaccccccgcccccgcagcccCTTCCGCCATCACTGCTGGAGCCTcaag tacctcCCCGGTTTCCGCTGGCCCCACCTGAGCGAACGCCTCAGCTACGAACGGCAAGTGCGAGCTCAGCGCCTTCGGGCCGAAGTGGCTCAGGCAAAACGGGAGGGGGGCTTCTTCGCCGCCCGCCGAGACGCCCCCCCGGCGCCGACCCCCAACGCCGCCCCTCCCCTCGCCggcccagccccccccgcccagcccccGCCCCGGCGCTTCACCCAGCGAGCCACCGAGGAAGAGATTTGGGGACGCAAAAGTCGCCCCCCCCCGAACGCTCCCCCCCGGCGGTTGCTGGAGAAGgtttttggggcgggggggggtgaggccccccctcccctctccacccTCCTCAACCATCCGTTTTTCTCCTTAAAActtttattacattaa
- the LOC126035182 gene encoding metabotropic glutamate receptor 6-like — protein MGVRSSSAGAAGGTHTQMSGVWGRGGAPTPTPTPAFAAGSQGTREHQPSPAMLLLLTLSTLWPLSSAPPSPTQPHAIRLEGDLTLGGLFPVHARGPAGIPCGPVKKEKGIHRLEAMLYALDRVNGDPRVLPNLTLGARILDTCSRDTYALEQALSFVRSLLPPAGGEGTCPDGSPPRRPPPERLVGVIGASASSVSIMVANVLRLFAIPQISYASTAPELSDPGRYEYFSRVVPPDSYQAQAMVDVVRALGWSYVSTLASEGNYGESGVEAFVQSSREAGGLCIAQSIKIPREPRPGEFAKVIGRLMETSTARGVVLFANEDDIRRVLEAAALANLSGHFSWVGSDSWGAKMAPVQGLEAAARGAITILPKRASVPGFDEYFTSRSLENNRRNLWFHEFWEDDFNCRLPHSEPHGEPHGGPGTPIRKCTGRERIGRDSPYEQEGKVQFVIDAVLAMAHGLHSLLGEACPGGGLCAHMDPPDGRRLLAHIRRVAFNGSAGTPVTFNENGDAPGRYDIFQFQGGNGSGTYRAVGQWVQGLRLRAEEMDWGSNTTAPPPSVCSLPCGPGERKKPVKGVPCCWHCELCGGYQYRADILTCLPCPAHLRPTPNRTACRPTPVLRLRWGDPWAAVPLALATLGLMATAFVLVTFVKHHETPIVKASGRELSYVLLAGIALVYAITFIMVAEPGVGVCALRRLFLGLGMSLSYAALLTKTNRIYRIFEQGKRSVTPPRFISPASQLFITFTLSGLQLLASALWLLLRPPHALIDYEMGRTADPEDARGVLRCDMAEGGTLAGLAYALLLMVTCTVYAVKARGVPEAFNEAKPIGFAMYTTCVVWVAFGPIFFGAAQSAERVHVQTATLTISMSLSASVPLGLLYAPKVYVILLHPERNQARTRPDPAP, from the exons ATGGGAGTTCGGTCAAGCTcagcgggggcagcgggggggacacacacccagATGTCCGGggtgtgggggagggggggagcccccacccccacccccacccctgcaTTTGCTGCTGGCTCTCAGGGGACCCGGGAGCACCAACCCAG ccccgccaTGCTGCTCCTGCTGACCCTCAGCACCCTCTGGCCCCTCAGCTCGGCCCCTCCATCCCCCACCCAACCCCACGCTATCCGCCTGGAAGGTGACCTCACTTTAGGGGGACTTTTCCCCGTCCACGCCCGCGGACCCGCCGGAATTCCATGCGGTccggtaaaaaaagaaaaagggattcACCGTTTGGAAGCCATGCTCTACGCCCTCGATCGCGTCAACGGGGACCCCCGGGTGCTCCCCAACCTCACGTTGGGTGCTCGGATCCTCGACACCTGCTCCCGGGACACCTACGCCCTCGAACAAGCTCTGAGTTTCGTTCGGAGTCTTTTACCCCCCGCGGGGGGGGAAGGAACGTGTCCCGACGGTAGCCCCCCACGAAGACCCCCCCCCGAAAGATTGGTGGGGGTCATCGGCGCTTCCGCCAGCTCCGTTTCCATCATGGTGGCCAACGTTCTGCGGCTCTTTGCT ATCCCGCAGATCAGTTACGCCTCGACGGCGCCGGAGCTGAGCGACCCGGGGCGTTACGAGTACTTCTCACGGGTGGTGCCCCCCGACTCGTACCAGGCGCAGGCCATGGTGGACGTGGTGCGGGCCCTGGGCTGGAGCTACGTCTCCACCCTCGCCTCCGAGGGCAACTACGGCGAGAGCGGCGTCGAGGCCTTCGTCCAGAGCTCCCGCGAGGCcg GGGGCCTGTGCATCGCCCAGTCCATCAAGATCCCACGGGAGCCGCGCCCGGGGGAGTTCGCCAAGGTGATTGGGCGCCTGATGGAGACGTCAACCGCCCGCGGTGTCGTCCTCTTCGCCAACGAGGATGACATCCG gCGGGTGCTGGAGGCGGCGGCCCTGGCCAACCTCTCGGGTCACTTCTCCTGGGTGGGCTCCGACAGCTGGGGGGCCAAGATGGCGCCGGTGCAGGGGCTGGAGGCGGCCGCCCGCGGCGCCATCACCATCCTCCCCAAGCGCGCCTCCGTCCCCG GCTTCGACGAGTACTTCACCTCCCGCTCGCTGGAGAACAACCGCCGCAACCTCTGGTTCCACGAGTTCTGGGAGGACGATTTCAACTGCCGCCTGCCCCACAGCGAGCCCCACGGCGAGCCCCACGGCGGCCCCGGCACACCCATCCGCAAGTGCACAG GCCGGGAGCGGATTGGTCGGGACTCGCCTTACGAGCAGGAGGGGAAGGTGCAGTTTGTCATCGATGCGGTGCTGGCCATGGCCCACGGCCTCCACAGCCTCCTGGGGGAGGCCTGtccggggggggggctctgcgCCCACATGGACCCCCCTGATGGCCGCCGCCTCCTCGCCCACATCCGCCGCGTCGCCTTTAAtg GCAGCGCGGGGACGCCGGTGACCTTCAACGAGAACGGGGACGCCCCGGGGCGCTACGACATCTTCCAGTTCCAGGGCGGCAACGGCAGCGGCACCTACCGAGCCGTGGGGCAGTGGGTGCAGGGGCTGCGCCTGCGG GCCGAGGAGATGGACTGGGGGTCCAACACCACGGCCCCTCCCCCATCGGTGTGCAGCCTCCCCTGCGGgccaggagaaaggaagaaaccggTGAAAGGCGtcccctgctgctggcactgcgAGCTCTGCGGCGGTTACCAGTACCGCGCCGACATCCtcacctgcctgccctgccccgcccaCCTCCGCCCCACCCCCAACCGCACCGCCTGCCGCCCCACCCCCGTCCTCCGCCTCCGTTGGGGCGATCCGTGGGCCGCCGTCCCGTTGGCGTTGGCCACCTTGGGTTTGATGGCCACGGCGTTCGTCCTGGTCACCTTCGTCAAACATCACGAGACGCCCATCGTTAAGGCCTCGGGGCGGGAGCTGAGTTACGTCCTGTTGGCCGGCATCGCTTTGGTTTACGCCATCACCTTCATCATGGTGGCCGAACCCGGCGTGGGCGTCTGCGCCCTCCGGCGACTCTTCTTGGGTTTGGGGATGAGCCTCAGCTATGCCGCGCTCCTCACCAAAACCAACAGGATCTACAGGATCTTCGAGCAGG GCAAACGCTCGGTGACCCCGCCCCGTTTCATCAGCCCCGCCTCCCAACTCTTCATCACCTTCACCTTGAGCGGTCTCCAACTCTTGGCGTCGGCCCTTTGGCTTCTCCTCCGGCCCCCGCACGCCCTCATCGATTACGAGATGGGCCGGACGGCGGATCCCGAAGACGCTCGTGGCGTCCTCCGGTGCGACATGGCGGAAGGCGGCACCTTGGCGGGTTTGGCGTACGCGCTCCTCCTCATGGTGACGTGCACCGTTTACGCCGTCAAAGCTCGCGGCGTCCCCGAAGCGTTTAACGAAGCCAAACCCATCGGGTTCGCCATGTACACCACCTGTGTCGTGTGGGTGGCCTTCGGCCCCATCTTCTTCGGTGCCGCCCAGTCGGCCGagagg GTGCACGTGCAGACGGCGACACTGACG